CTGGCCCCGGTAGCCTACCACGGCGCCGCCCAGGGTAGCTTCGGAGAGCAAGCCGCCGGCAGCGGGCCGCAGCTGCAAGGCGTAAGTAGCGCCGTAAAGGTCGGTTTTGAGCCAGCGGCGGCGAATAACGTCGGTAGTAGTGAGCGTATCGAAGCCACCGGCCGCGCGCGGCTGGTACACCGGCCCTGAAATGCCGTACATGGCAAAGCTCTGGTTGGCCTTGTACTCCTCGTAGTAGCCACCGCCGCGCGTCCAGAAAGGCGTCACACTCAGGTTGAGCTTCGAAGTTAATTGCCTTGAAATCAGAAATTGATAATAGTCCTGCTGGTAGTTATCGGTCTGGTTTTTATAGGCGGGCTGGTGCTGGCCGGCGTCGGTGCCCGCCTCGTTGTAGCGGCGGTTTTTAGTCAGCAGCGAGTCGGCTAGGCCGTACCAGGCCTGGTAGGTCGTTTCATAGCCCGTGATAACGAGGGCGCGCAGCAGCGTTTTCTCATCCGAATAGGTACCGGCCAGGTACAGCGACTTCAGCCGCGACCAGCCCCGGTCGATGTAGCCGTCGCTTTGCACCCGCGAAGCCCGCGCATCGAGGGTAAAGTGGCCATTGAGAAGGCCGGTGCCGGCAGCCACCGTCGTTTTCCAGGTGCCAAACGAGCCGGCCGAGTTGTTGATTTCGGCGTAGGCTTTGGGCCGCAGGCCCAGGGTTTCCACGTTCAGGCTGGCCCCGAAGGCCCCCGCGCCGTTGGTACTGGGGCCGGCGCCGCGCTGCACCTGGATGCTCTGGATAGACGAAGCCAAATCGGGCAAGTCAACAAAGAATACGCCGTGGCTTTCGGCTTCATTCACCGGCACCCCGTTGAGTGTCACGTTGATGCGGGTACCATCAGTGCCCCGGATGCGCAGCGCCGTGTACCCCACGCCGGTGCCCGCGTCGGAAGTCGTCACTACGGAGGGCGTCTGGTCGAGCAGGTAAGACAGGTCCTGGCCAAAGTTGCGGGCTTGCAGCTGCTCGCGGCTTACATTCTGGTAAGTGGTAGCGGTGCGCTCATTGGCGCGGGTGGCCGTTACCACCGCCTCGGGGGTCAGGTTGCGGGCCGTGCGCAGAGCCAGGGGTGCCAGCTGCTGCGGCCCGGCCTGCCCTTGCAGGGCCTGGCTGATGGGTTCGAAGCCCACAAAGCGCACTTGCAGCGTGTGCGCCCCGGCCGGCACGGCCGGCAGCGTAAACGCGCCGCTGGCATCGGTAGTGGCGCCCAGGGTAGGCTGGTCGAGAAGCAGCACGGTGGCACCGGGCAGGGCAGCGCCCGTTTGGGCGTTGGTAAGGGTGCCGGACACGGGGCCTTGTGCCCACGCCGGCGCGGCCGCCAGCGCCAGCAGCGCTGCTCCCGCAGAGAGTATCGTTTTCAAACGGTAAAAAAGGGATAAGGTAGAACGCGCCCGGGCCCCAGGGGTCGGTGCACAGGCGGAAACGCTCGTGGATTGTTTTTTCCCGACGCCGGCATTACCCGGTTCCGGTTCAATGGGTGTAATCTCAGCCAGCCAGGATTTTCCTGGTCAGCACCCCTAAACATGCCGCAAAGATAGCGCCCTGCCAACGTTAAATGGGCATAGTACCGCCAGGTGTGACTGATTTGCTGGCTATCAGCTATCTTAGCATAGTGCGGCAGCCAGCAACGGAAGACGGCCTCTTTGCGTTGAGGCTAGGCAGCAATCGAACGGTTTTTCATGTCCTCGCTATCGGCCCTTTGTTATGCACCAGCTTTTGTGCGCCCTGTTTTTGCTGGCCGTTTTCACCATGTTTGTGGTGATGCCCAAGCGGCGTAGCATACCGCCGCCCCCACCGCCTTCTTCCGATGGCGACGACGGGGGCGGCGAGCCCCACGACCCCGGCCTGCCCGATATCGACCTGCCGCCCGGCATCTCGCGGCCCATCAACGACTGGGAGCCCGACTACAACCGGCGCCGGCCGGTGGAGGTATAGGGTGTCAGCTAATTACGAGGGCCAATATTAGCCTATTTCGATACTATAGCGGGCAACAAACGTCTGGCCGGGCACTACGGTCAGGATGCCTTCTTTGTCGCGCAGCTCCTGCGCGGGGCCGGCCAGACTAGCCACGCCCTGCCAGGGCTCAATGCAGACGAAGCCGGCTCCGGGGCCTTTGGTCCAGAGGCCGAGGTACGGAAAGCCGTCGAACTGCATGCGCACGAAGGGGCCGGTTTTATCGGCCTTCTGCAAGGTAAGGCGCGTAAAATCGAAGTGACTGAATACCAACGCATCGTCGGCAAATAAGTCGTAGCTCAGCGGCAAAAGTGCTGGCTGGGTGGCCACCGGAGCTGTTTCGCCGGTGCGCAGGCCGCCGCGCAGCAGCTGGCGGCGCAGCGCCACGGGGTGGTCGAAATGAAACGCATACTCGCTGAATTGCTCGCCCGCCTCGGGCCGCAGCGGGCAGCGAAACGCCGGGTGTGCCCCAATGCTAAATAGCAGCTCGTGCGGCGCTGCGGCGGGGTTGCGCACGCGCCACTCCACGGTAAGGAGGGTATCGCGCAGCTCGTAATGGACCCGCAGGTCAAACTCGAAGGGGAAAACGGCCCGGCTGCTTTCGCTGGCCATGAGCTGAAACGTGAGGCTGCCCGCCTCGTGCCTGATGAGCTGAAATTCCTGGTCGCGGGCAAAGCCATGCTGCGGTAGCTTATACAATTGGCCCTCATACAGATACGAGTCATTGGGCAGCTTGCCTACGATGGGAAACAGCAGCGGCGCGTGGCGCGCCCACTGCGCCGGGTCGGCGGGCCAGATGTAATCGCGGCCCGTAGCCAGGTGCACAAAGCTGGTAAGCTCGGCACCGTGGGTGGAAACTTCGACGCGGGCGGTGGCAGAGGTCAGGGTAGGCATGGGTAGAAAAATTAAGCTGAAGCTTACCGGAAAGCAGCTAGCCGCTATACGTGAGGGAGCCGGCTAGCGCTTTGCCAGCAGCGCGGCTACGGCTGTGGTAGCCTGCGCCAGGCGCTCGGCGGGCGGCCCGCTGATTTCGGCAAAGGGCCAGCCCCGGCTTTGCAGCTCGGCCAGGTACAGCCGGTAAAAGTGCCAGCGCTGGGCCGGGTCGGGATGCTCGCGCAGCGGGTCGGGCGTCCAGGGCAGGTCGGGGGCCAGCAGCAGCGTCAGGGCGTAGCGCGGCTTAGTCAGCTCGGCTAGTATCCAGGCCGGGCAGGCGCCAAAAGCATTTTCAGCCCATATTTTCAGCACCAGTAAATCGGTATCGCAAAAGAGCAGGCCGGTGGCCTGGGCCGCGGCCACGTCTTCGGCGGCCAGCTGGCTGTGGGCAATGGTTTCGAGGTCGGGCAGGGCGTAGCGGGCGCCGTTTTTTTCGAGGTACTCGCGGGCGTATTCCGGCACGAATACGCTGCCGTAGTGCGCGGCCAGCTGCGCCGCCAGCGTGCTCTTGCCCGCCGATTCGGGCCCGGTAAGCGAGACTTTTTTCAAGGAAGTAGTTGAAGCCAGGAATGAAACACGCTCCTTTTTCACCTCCTCGCCCCAGCCTGTCTGGGTCAGCTTTTCCTGCTTCATTCTACGCGCGCTCTTTTGGCATCCTTTTTCCACTCCCAGTAGCCATAAATAGCCAGCGCCAGATACAGCGCATACAGCAAGCTGGTCGGATACAAGTGCTTGGCCCACAGAATAGGGACGTAAACCATATCAACCAGTATCCAGAGCCACCAGTTTTCGAGGCGCTTGCGCATGAGCAGAAACTGCGCTACAATGCTCACGCCCGTGGTAAAGCTATCTAGGTACGGAAAGGCGGAGTCGGTGTGGTGGCGCAGGTAGTAGCCGAAGCCCGCCGTGTAGGCCACGGCAAAGGCGGCCGACAGCAGCCACTCGGCTGGCGTAGTGTGCGTGACGGCGAGCGGGGTTTTGTTGCGCCCGCCATACAGCCACTCGTACCAACCATAAGCGCTGAGCGCAATAAACAAACCCTGCAGGTTGCGGTCCGAATACAGCGCCGCGTGGTGGTAGATGGCCACGTAGAGCAGGCAGCTGACAATGGCAATTGGAAAATTCCAGAGCGACTCGCGAGCCGCCAGCCACACGCAGGCAAAGCCCGTGAGCACGGCCGCCCATTCGAGGCCGGTAGTGGCGCGCACGGCGGCCAGAATATCGGCGGGCAGGCTCGCAAAAGCAAAAAGCAGCATACAGTAAGGCAGAAAAGCCGCGCAAGGTAGCCGCAGCCCCAGGTACTTTTGCCCCATGCTACCCGACCTGACGCCCGCCGCCCTGCACGCCCGCCTTGCCGCCGGCGAGGATATTCAGCTTATCGACGTGCGCGAAGCACGGGAGTTCGACTACTGCCGCATCGCGGGCAGCGCGCTTATTCCGCTGGGCGAGATACCGCGCCGGGCGGCAGAAATCCGCCCCACGGGGCCGGTGGTGCTCATTTGCCACCACGGCGTGCGCTCGGCCCAGGCGCTGGGCTACTTGCAGCACCGCCTGGGCCGCGAAAATCTGCTTAACTTAAGAGGCGGTATCGATGCCTGGAGCCGCGAGGTCGATGCCGGCGTGCCGGTTTATTAAGCTTTAATATTAATAAAGTTTTATATTAAAAATGTCTACCCCTACCCTACCCGACCGCCTGGCTCTGCGTGAGCGCCCCGCCGGCCGGGCGCTGATGCACCAGGACTGGGGCGACCTGCTGTTTATGCACTGGCCCGTGCCGGCCGACGTTATCCAGCCCCACCTGCCTGAGCGCCTGCAGGTTGACACCTACGACGGGCACGCCTGGCTGGGCGTAGTGCCTTTTCGCATGTGGAACGTGCGCAGCCGAGTCACGCCGCCCGTGCCCGGCGTGCGGGAGTTTCTGGAGCTGAATGTGCGCACCTACGTGCACCTCAATGGCGTGCCGGGCGTGTGGTTTTTCTCGCTCGATGCCACCAATGCGCTGGCCGTGTGGGCGGCGCGCACTTTTTTTCACCTGCCCTACTTCCGGGCGCGGCTCACGCTGGAGCGGCCCGCAACCGAGCGCCTGCACTACACCGGCCACCGCGTGCACAACGGCGCCGCGCCGGCCCACTTCACCGCTACCTGGCAGCTGGGCGAGGCCCTGCCGCCGAGTGAACCCGGCTCGCTGGCCTTTTTCCTGACCGAGCGCTACTGCCTGTACGCGGCTGGCGGGCACGCCCCAAATTACGGCGACCGGCTTTACCGGGGCCGCATCGCGCATCAGCCCTGGCCGCTGCGGGCTGCCGAGCTGCTGCACTATGATTCATCGCTGGTTGAAAGCCACGCGCTGCCGACCCCGGCAGGCGCGCCTGTGCTGCACGCGGGCGGCCCGCTCAGCGTGGATTTGTGGCGCTTGCAGCGGGTGTAAGGTTAAATTTGAAATGCGGCAAGGAGCCTGACAAGGTAGTTGGCCCCCGTGCTGCATTCTTCCTTTTCATTGTTAGCTTAAAAGTTGATTTATCCCAATCTGCCCGTTGTAGCTGCCCTGCCCGAGCTGCTGGCGGCGCTCGAAACCAACTCCCGCGCCGTGCTCGAAGCGCCGCCCGGCGCCGGCAAAACAACGGTAGTACCCCTGGCGCTGCTGGCCGCGAGCTGGCGCCAGCCGGCCCAAAAAATTCTGGTGCTGGAGCCGCGCCAGCTGGCTACCCGCGCCGCCGCAGCCCGCCTGGCGCAGCTGCTGGGCGAGCCGGTGGGCCGCACCGTGGGCTACCGCGTGCGCCTCGACAGCAAAGTGAGCGCCGATACACGCATTGAGGTTATTACCGAAGGTATCCTGACGCGCATGCTGCAGGACGACCCGGCGCTGGAAGACGTGGCCTGTATCGTGTTTGATGAATATCACGAGCGCAGCCTGAACGCCGACCTGGGCCTGGCGCTGGCCCTCGACGCGCAGGCCGTGCTGCGGCCCGAGCTGCGCATCTTGCTCATGTCGGCCACGCTGGAGGCGCAGCGGCTGGGCCAGTGGCTGCCCGCACCCGTGGTATCGTCGGCGGGTTTTTTGTTTCCCGTCGAGACCCGGTACCTCGACCCGCGCCGCGCGGCCGCTTTACCCCACAAGCCCGGCGAGCGCCTGGCCGAGCTGGTGCCCAGCCAGGTGCGGGCCGCCCTGGCGGCGCACGAGGGCGACGTGCTGGTATTTCTGCCCGGCGTGGCTGACCTGCAACGCATAGAAAAAAGACTATATGACACCCTGCCGGCTGACACAACCCTGCACCTGCTGCACGGCGAGCTGCCGCTCGAAGCCCAGGATGCCGCCCTGCGGCCCGCGCCAGCTGGCCAGCGCAAGGTTATTCTGGCCACCAGCATCGCCGAAACCAGCCTTACCATTGAGGGTGTGCGGGTAGTGATTGACGGTGGCTATGCGCGGGTGCCGCGCTTTGCGCCGCGCACGGGCTTCACCTCGCTCGAAACCCTGCCCGTGGCCCGCGCCAGCGCCGACCAGCGCCGGGGCCGCGCCGGCCGCCTGGCGCCCGGCACCTGCTACCGCCTCTGGACCGAGGCCGAGCAGCACCTGCTACCAGCGCACCGCCCGCCCGAAATTCATAGCGCTGACCTTAGCGGCCTAATATTAGAGCTGGCCCTGTGGGGCACGCATGACCCGGCCAGCCTGCGCTGGCTCGATGTGCCGCCAGCGGCAGCCGCGGCCCAGGCCCGTGAGCTGCTGCTGCTGCTCGGGGCTTTGGAGAGCGTAGCTAAAGAAATTGAAAATGGCGTGTTAAAAGTTAACACCTCGGTCAAAATCCTGGCTCAGTCCTCGTCTTTTAACGCTTCACCGTTAACTTTTAACACCTCTTCAAATCCCACGGCCCACGGCCGCCAGCTGGCCAGGCTGGGACTGCCGCCGCGCCTCGGCCACCTTGTGGTGCGGGGCACTGAGCTGGGCTACGGCCCGGCGGCCGCTGCGCTGGCTGCCCTGCTGGCCGAGCGCGACCTGCTACGCTGGGCCACGCCCAACGACCCGCGCCCGCTGCCTCCCGACCTGCGCCTGCGCCTCGAAGCATTTGCCAGCGGCCGGCCACCACTGCCCGGCCTGGCCCTGCACCATGCTACCTTGCAGCGCGTGCGCGATGTAGCCCGCCACCTGCAAAGCCGGCTGGGGGTCAAAAATACCTTGGCGCCCACCTCTTTTGCTTCGGCACCCCTCGGGCTACTCACGGCCCTGGCCTATCCCGACCGGCTGGCGCAGCGCGAAGGGGCCGACCGCCTGCGTCTCGTAACGGGCCAGCGCGTAAGTCTGCGCACCGAGGAGGTAGACCCGCAAGCCGAATTTTTTGCCGTGGCTTTCCTGGCGGGCACCGCTACTGCCCCCCGCGCCACGCTGGCCGCGCCACTCGATAAGGAAGAGCTGGAAACCGCTTTTGGCGAGCAAATCGCCACCACGGAGGAAGTACGCTTCGACCCCGCCAGCCAGCGCGTGACGGGCCGGCGCGTGCGCCGGCTGGGCGCCCTGCTGCTGGCCGAAAGTATCATTGGCCAGCCCAACGCCGCACTGGTAGCGCAAGCCTTGCTGAGCTATTTGCAGGAGGCAGGCCTCGAAAAGCTGAGTTGGACGCCCGCCGCGCGCCAGCTGCAGCAGCGACTGGAGTTTTTGCGCTGGCATTTCCCGGCGGCCACGCCCGATGCCTGGCCGGCATTCGACGAGGAAGCGCTGCGGGCCGATTTGCCCGCCTGGCTGGGCCCTCACCTCAACGGCCTCAGGAGCCTCGACCAGGTACAGCGCCTCGACCTCACTGAGCCGCTGCTGGCACGGTTGCCCGGCGGCTGGGCCCAGCGCCAGCAGCTGGACCGCCTCGCGCCCGCCACCCTGGAAGTACCCAGTGGTTCGCATGTTACCCTCGACTATGCCGACCCCGCCGCGCCGGTGCTCGCCGTGAAGCTACAGGAGCTGTTTGGCCTCACCGAAACGCCTGCCGTAGCCGCCGGCAAGGTGCCGCTCTTACTGCATCTGCTATCGCCGGGTGGGCGGCCGGCACAGGTAACCCGCGATTTGCGCAGCTTCTGGGAGAAAGGCTATTTTGAGGTACGCAAAGACCTGAAAGGCCGCTACCCCCGGCACCCATGGCCCGATGAGCCCATGAAGCACATTCCTACCAGGCTTACCAAAAAGCGGCTCGGAACGTCCTAGATTCTGCTTGGCTGGCACAAGAAGTTCAAGCGGCAGCACAAAAAAAGTTGTGTCAGCACAAATAAACCGAGTTTGCAAATCAAGCTATCCGTCAATTCTGAGCTTGTGAAGCGGTTTGGGTAGTCAAAAAACGTTTGTCAGGCAGGTCCGCCAAACAAACGCCCCCCTTTGCGCGTCTTTATCGCCTTCGTTTACAAGTTTTTTACTTTTGCATTCCATGACCAAGCATTGGTTTATTACCGGTGTCAGCACCGGCTTTGGCAAGCACCTGGCCGAGTTGGCGCTCGCCAAAGGCGACAAGGTAGCGGCCACCTTCCGCCAGCGGGCGCAGGCCGACGAGTTTACCCGCAAAGCTGGCCCCAACGGCATTGGCCTGGTAGCCGATGTGGCCGACGAGGCGGCCGTGAAGCAGGCCGTAGCTGCTGCCATTGAGGCGCTCGGGCATCTCGACGTAGTCGTTAACAACGCCGGCTACGGCTCGATGGGGCCCATTGAAGAAGTGCCTGATGCCGAAGTGCAGCGGCAGTTCGACATCAACGTATTTGGTCCGTTGCGGGTGCTGCGGGCGGTGTTGCCCCACCTGCGCCAGCGCAAAAGCGGCCATATCCTCAACATCACCAGTATTGGCGGGCTGCGGGCTTTTCCTGGAGTGGGCATTTATAACGGCTCCAAGTTTGCGCTCGAGGGTATCGGGGAAAGCCTCGCGGCTCAGGTGGGGCCGTTGGGCATCCATGTCACCAATGTGGAGCCCAGTGGCTTCCGCACCGACTGGGCCGGGCGCTCGGCCACTTATACCGAGCCGGCCATTGCCGATTACCGGGCCACGGCCGGCCAGAACATGGCCAATATTCAGAGTTACAGCGGCCAGCAGCCCGGCGACCCCGAGCGCGCTGCCCAGGCCATGTTTGACCTCGTGCGCCTGGAAAACCCGCCGCTGCATCTGCCCCTTGGCAAAGCCGCCGTAAAGGGTGCCCTGGATAAGTTTACAACCATTAAGGCAGAAATTGAGCAGTACGCCCACATTGGCAACGGGGCCGATTTTCCGAGCTAGCCAGCTTTTCGCTGCTAGCTAAAAACGTCATGCCGAGCTTTTCGGAGCGTCTCTACCTCATCGGTGCACGGTGGGGCAGCGATACTTCGGCAAGCTCGGCATGACGTGCTTTTGGGAAGTCCTGCGCCTACTCAGCCTTATCTTCACCCCATGCCCAGTTTGCCTCCGCCCGCTGCCAACGACTTCGAAGCCCAGAGCTGGCAGCAGCTGCAAGACCTGCTTTTTCACGAAACCTGGGATGCCCGCCTGGGGCGCTACCGCTCGCCTTTCGTGTATCGGGGTATGCGCAGCTTTGGCTATACCCTCAGCACCAGTTTGCAGCGCCTGGGTGGCAACTATCACCTATTGGAGCATCACCTGCTGCGCAACTTTCGCAAGTATGCCCGCGACACCACTACCCCACCCAGCGCCACGGTCTGGGACTGGCTGGCCCTGGCTCAACACCACGGCCTGCCCACCCGCCTGCTTGACTGGACCTACTCGCCCTACGTGGCCCTGCACTTTGCTACCGACGACCTGAATGCCTACCACCAGGACGGCATACTATGGGCCCTGAACTACGTAAAAGCAGCCGAGCACCTGCCCCCAGCCCTGCGCGACGCGCTGGCCAGCGAGGGCTCCAATGTATTTACTTCCGAGCTGCTGGCCCCCGTCGTGCCCGACCTGCACGCGCTGGCCGGCCTGAAGGCCAAACCTTTTGTGCTGTTTCTGGAGCCCCCCTCCCTCGATGCCCGCATCGTGCATCAGTACGCCCTGTTTGCCCTCATGAATACGCCCGAAGCCGCCCTGCATGAGTGGCTGGCGCAGCGCCCCGAGCTGTATTTCCGCATCCGCATTCCGGCCCGCCTGAAATGGGAAATACGCGATAAATTAGACCAGGCTAATATTACTGAGCGCGTATTAATGCCCGGCCTGGGCGGCCTGAGTCGCTGGCTGCATCGTCATTACTCAGCGGCCCAGGGCCGCCCGGCTACTGCCGATGGAGCCGAGCTACCCGGCTAGTAGGGCAGTTCAATAGCTATAGCGTGCAATTCAGCGAGAATTTTTGCTTACTCAGCGACTTTACTAGGTAATATCTAGCAAGTAAGTAGTAATTTTGTATTGTAAACGATGAAGAAACGCGATTCTTATCCACGTATCTCCAAAGTTTTATTCCCTTAACAGTCTCTGCGGCGGCACCTTGTTCCGCGCTCCGGCTGCTCTTATCGTTTCGGTCATGCCGAAACAACAGCTTGGTTTTCTTGTGGAAAAGGAACCTGTTGGAAAGGCTCGTCCCGATTGGGGCGAGTCTTTTTTGTTTTTGTGCGGCTGTTTCCTGGCTTGGGCTGTTAGTAGCCGCGCCGCCCATCATGGTAATAGCCGCGGTCATGGTCGTGGTAGCCGCGCCGGCCTCTTTCCTGGATAATGCAGGAGCTCAGCGCCATACTGCAAAGCACTGCCAGCGGCAAAGCGTAGCGAGCGAAGGAGGTTGCCATAGCAAAACTGACTTTAACGTTATCTGGTAATGGGTTTTCCTACCTACAACGGCCATCTCCCTGGCAGGGTTGGGGTGGCAAAGTGCAACCGACCATAGGCCGGGCCCGCATCTGCGCTGTATATTTGTCTGGCAATACGGTTTTCTGCCCAAACCCCCTGTTGCTATGGCCGACCACGCCACCCCCAAAATCGCCTTCGAGGCCCTGACCTACGACGACGTACTGCTCCTGCCCGCCTACTCGGAGGTACTACCCCGCGACTGCGACCCCGGTACCCAGCTTACCCCGCGCATCCGGCTGCACCTGCCCCTCATCTCGGCCGCGATGGATACCGTGACGGAAGCCGACATGGCGATTGCGCTGGCGCAGGCTGGCGGCCTCGGTATCATCCACAAGAATATGAGCATCGGCAAGCAAGCCGAGCAGGTACGGCGCGTGAAGCGCAGCGAGTCGGCCCTTATCCAGGACCCGTTTACGCTGCCGCCCACCGCCTCGCTGGCTGATGCCCGCAAGCTGATGCGCCAGCACAACATCGGGGGCATTCCGGTGGTGGAGGCCAATCGCCGCCTGGTGGGCATTCTTACCAGCCGCGACCTGCGCTTTGAAAAGGATTTTAGCGCGCCCGTTACAACCGTAATGGTGCCGCTCGACCGCCTCGTGACAGCCCCCGCCGGCATCGACCAGGCCGCTGCCGAGGATATGCTGCAAGACCGGAAGGTAGATAAGCTGCCTTTGGTAGATGCTGAAGGCCGCCTCACGGGCCTTATGACCTACAAGGATATCCGAAAGCGCCGCCGCTCGCCGCAGGCCAGCAAAGATGGCCTGGGCCGCCTGCGCGTGGGCGCTGCCGTGGGCGTCACGGCCGACCTCTTGCAGCGCACGGCCGCGCTGGTTGAAGCCGGAGTTGACCTCATCAGCATCGACACGGCCCACGGCCACAGCAAAGGCGTGCTCGACGCCGTGCGCCTGCTTAAGCAAACATACCCAACCCTCGATATAATGGCCGGCAACGTGGCTACCGCCGCCGGGGCTCGCGCCCTGGCCGAGGCTGGTGCCGAGGTAGTTAAGGTTGGG
The sequence above is drawn from the Hymenobacter baengnokdamensis genome and encodes:
- the guaB gene encoding IMP dehydrogenase; the protein is MADHATPKIAFEALTYDDVLLLPAYSEVLPRDCDPGTQLTPRIRLHLPLISAAMDTVTEADMAIALAQAGGLGIIHKNMSIGKQAEQVRRVKRSESALIQDPFTLPPTASLADARKLMRQHNIGGIPVVEANRRLVGILTSRDLRFEKDFSAPVTTVMVPLDRLVTAPAGIDQAAAEDMLQDRKVDKLPLVDAEGRLTGLMTYKDIRKRRRSPQASKDGLGRLRVGAAVGVTADLLQRTAALVEAGVDLISIDTAHGHSKGVLDAVRLLKQTYPTLDIMAGNVATAAGARALAEAGAEVVKVGVGPGSICTTRIIAGIGVPQLSAVLEAARGVEGTGATIVADGGIKFSGDIVKALAGGAAAVMVGSLLAGTEESPGELIIYEGRKYKSYRGMGSVEAMEDGSKDRYFQDAEDDVKKLVPEGIVGRVPFKGSVSEVLYQLAGGLRAGMGYVGAPDLPTLQAAQFVRITGAGLRESHPHDVQITREAPNYSSR